One Miscanthus floridulus cultivar M001 chromosome 11, ASM1932011v1, whole genome shotgun sequence DNA window includes the following coding sequences:
- the LOC136492421 gene encoding uncharacterized protein, translating to MEEGGRWVWQPEPQRPPSQRPARPPPLSQNNHRVPTQQGWQDLGWRQQGATRPPPPPRPQQHQPPPLQLRQPQQPPPRRTPAQGRGQGTQIPDPPFIIDPRYRKLTCYNCGEPGHFVGNCTRPKVCFICGVPGHHMNVCPKWKSDHPVAAYVGSSSLGLGFYHLDVPSVESTQWLNLTNCGVVRVKNGQITLAELEAELSDIYSKDWPWQIRELEPGRFFVRFPPHKRFSDIKNYPSFNLRKDGVQVEVLEWIGDLEPHSELEEVWVEIRGIPPRYCHWKVFAQIASGFGLLTEVDWSTVFKTFYEVVRVKVACRNGKKIPRQRLYEMGMKLYVIELTVEDEADDGKAADDKGNDDGGGDDKGNPGNDDETDDLYDSDDEMNHLSKPAKDTKQQTPKTSMPKSTGSKTVNMEVMTEDVMNQWSIMVQMMSEQAKQLTAQDALMVLQLSYIDVAQREDPCLNLRDRHNSLRKNSLQKELGYVNTTQFFEAKFQSSLEGCSGVKSYDNEKFQSTLEGCTEMDKYETPVTNQVKDSDCKIVGNKLLSLLNEESHHSKWEEFRRMTKQDIASEECSSLLRRIELEVSEEEVEASDTEHMDEGEELSSLQEEGLLQTELNREAIIIEEPLINKSQKRKNKWGPTLRCPRFRRQPEDGRTMLEKAQEFKKIKNLETGTKHKSSFAFESSTSLLQKANIANISLGTNTCNQLEKIELLKQKELSNRREFEESNPETTLPTNLDSVLSYEDFPPLISDTDPSLKD from the coding sequence ATGGAGGAGGGTGGAAGATGGGTTTGGCAGCCTGAGCCGCAGCGTCCGCCCTCTCAAAGGCCGGCTCGTCCTCCACCGCTATCGCAGAACAACCACAGGGTTCCGACCCAGCAGGGGTGGCAGGACCTCGGTTGGAGGCAGCAAGGTGCTACTCGCCCACCTCCACCGCCCCGTCCGCAACAGCATCAACCGCCGCCTCTGCAACTGCGACAACCACAGCAACCTCCACCTCGGAGAACACCTGCACAGGGGCGGGGGCAAGGTACTCAGATTCCTGATCCGCCTTTCATCATAGATCCTAGATATAGGAAGCTTACTTGCTATAACTGTGGAGAGCCTGGTCATTTTGTGGGTAATTGTACTCGTCCTAAGGTCTGCTTTATCTGTGGAGTTCCTGGGCATCATATGAATGTTTGTCCAAAGTGGAAATCAGATCACCCTGTTGCAGCGTATGTGGGTAGTTCTAGTCTGGGACTTGGTTTTTATCATTTAGATGTGCCAAGTGTGGAATCTACTCAATGGCTGAATCTGACTAATTGTGGAGTGGTTAGAGTTAAGAATGGTCAGATTACCTTAGCTGAATTGGAAGCGGAGTTATCTGACATATATAGTAAGGATTGGCCTTGGCAAATCAGAGAATTGGAACCTGGGAGATTTTTTGTGAGATTTCCTCCTCATAAGAGGTTTAGTGACATCAAAAATTACCCTTCCTTCAATCTGAGGAAGGATGGGGTTCAAGTTGAGGTGCTTGAATGGATTGGAGATTTGGAACCCCACAGTGAATTGGAGGAAGTATGGGTTGAGATAAGAGGCATACCACCTAGATATTGCCATTGGAAAGTTTTTGCTCAAATAGCTTCTGGGTTTGGCTTACTGACTGAGGTTGACTGGTCCACAGTGTTCAAGACCTTTTATGAGGTCGTCAGAGTCAAAGTGGCATGTAGGAATGGGAAGAAAATTCCTAGGCAAAGGTTATACGAGATGGGGATGAAACTGTATGTTATTGAGCTGACAGTGGAAGATGAAGCTGATGACGGTAAAGCTGCTGATGACAAGGGTAATGATGATGGTGGGGGCGATGATAAAGGAAATCCGGGTAATGATGACGAGACAGATGACTTGTATGATTCTGATGACGAGATGAACCATCTGTCCAAGCCTGCTAAAGACACAAAACAACAGACGCCAAAAACTTCTATGCCTAAGAGTACAGGAAGCAAGACAGTAAATATGGAGGTGATGACAGAGGATGTAATGAATCAGTGGTCTATTATGGTGCAGATGATGTCGGAACAAGCTAAGCAGTTGACTGCTCAGGATGCACTAATGGTATTGCAGCTGAGTTACATTGATGTGGCTCAGAGGGAAGATCCTTGCCTGAATCTGAGGGATAGACATAATTCTTTAAGGAAGAATAGTCTACAGAAAGAATTGGGTTATGTGAATACAACTCAGTTTTTTGAAGCAAAGTTTCAGAGCTCCCTTGAGGGATGTTCTGGTGTGAAGAGCTATGATAATGAAAAGTTTCAGAGTACCCTTGAGGGATGCACTGAGATGGATAAATATGAAACACCAGTGACTAACCAGGTGAAGGATTCGGATTGTAAGATAGTTGGCAACAAGCTTCTTAGTTTGCTGAATGAGGAGTCACATCATTCCAAGTGGGAGGAATTCAGAAGAATGACTAAGCAGGATATTGCATCTGAGGAATGCTCATCTCTGTTAAGAAGAATAGAGCTAGAAGTTTCTGAGGAGGAGGTGGAAGCAAGTGATACTGAACATATGGATGAAGGTGAAGAATTGTCTAGTCTGCAAGAAGAGGGATTGCTTCAGACAGAGTTGAATAGGGAAGCTATAATCATTGAGGAGCCGCTGATCAACAAGAGCcagaaaaggaaaaacaagtgggGCCCAACTCTTAGGTGCCCCAGATTCAGAAGACAGCCGGAGGATGGGCGCACTATGCTGGAGAAGGCTCAGGAATTTAAGAAAATTAAAAATCTGGAGACAGGTACTAAACACAAATCTTCTTTTGCTTTTGAAAGCAGTACAAGTTTACTTCAAAAAGCTAATATTGCTAATATATCTTTGGGTACTAATACCTGTAATCAATTAGAAAAGATAGAGTTATTGAAGCAGAAAGAATTATCTAATAGAAGAGAGTTTGAGGAAAGTAATCCTGAGACTACTTTACCTACAAATCTTGATAGTGTTTTAAGTTATGAGGATTTTCCTCCACTGATTTCTGATACTGACCCTTCTTTAAAGGATTAG
- the LOC136492161 gene encoding uncharacterized protein isoform X1, translating into MEQWKESDSRDMEACGWDNVFWEEIGLGDLVEGNCAKIGRSVAFPGHPLGSGLTPTAAKELGLLPGTPVGTSLIDAHAGGVGVMESIQDAGSKAGFSDEHAICHQMVLVCGTSTCHMAVSKNRLFIPGVWGPFWSAMIPEFWLTEGGQSATGALLDYIKNHVASPLLSNHAASQSISIFELLNKMLLSMSHKQNSPFLSALTQDTHVLPDFHGNRSPVADPKSKGVIYGLTLDTSEKHLALLYLATIQGIAYGTRHIVEHCNAHGHKIDTLLACGGLAKNSVYIQEHADITGCPIILPRENESVLLGAAVLGAVAGKKFPGVRDAMKALNAVGKVVNPSSDPRVKKYHDAKYQIFRSLYEQQLSHRSTMAQALQ; encoded by the exons ATGGAACAGTGGAAGGAATCTGATTCACGTGATATGGAGGCATGCGGATGGGACAATGTTTTTTGGGAAGAAATAGGGTTGGGAGACCTCGTCGAAGGAAATTGTGCAAAAATTG GACGCAGTGTCGCTTTTCCTGGTCATCCTCTTGGTTCTGGTTTGACACCTACTGCTGCAAAG GAGTTAGGCTTACTTCCTGGTACTCCTGTTGGAACCTCACTTATTGATGCTCATGCTGGTGGAGTTGGAGTCATGGAAAGCATTCAAGATGCAGGATCTAAAGCTGGTT TTTCTGATGAACATGCAATATGCCACCAGATGGTATTGGTATGTGGGACATCAACATGCCACATGGCTGTTTCAAAGAACAGATTGTTTATACCTGGTGTCTGGGGGCCGTTTTGGTCTG CGATGATCCCTGAGTTTTGGCTCACAGAAGGTGGCCAAAGTGCAACTGGCGCTCTACTCGATTACATTAAAAACCATGTTGCCTCTCCTCTTCTTTCTAACCATGCTGCTTCTCAAA GTATATCCATATTTGAGCTACTGAACAAGATGTTGCTTTCTATGTCACACAAGCAGAATAGTCCGTTTCTTTCTGCATTAACTCAAGACACCCATGTACTTCCGGATTTTCATGGAAATCG GTCTCCTGTTGCTGATCCAAAATCCAAAGGAGTGATTTATGGCTTGACACTTGATACAAGTGAGAAGCATTTAGCTCTTCTATACCTAGCAACAATTCAGGGTATTGCTTATGGCACTCGTCATATTGTGGAGCATTGTAATGCTCATGGCCACAAG ATAGACACACTTCTTGCTTGTGGGGGACTTGCAAAGAATTCTGTGTATATCCAAGAGCATGCAGATATTACCG GATGTCCCATAATACTTCCTAGAGAGAATGAGTCTGTGCTTTTGGGTGCTGCTGTTCTGGGTGCTGTTGCTGGCAAGAAGTTTCCCGGTGTTCGTGATGCAATGAAGGCGCTTAATGCAGTAGGGAAG GTCGTAAATCCGTCTTCAGATCCTAGGGTGAAGAAATACCATGATGCAAAATATCAGATATTCAGGTCCCTGTATGAGCAGCAACTCTCACATCGCTCGACCATGGCACAAGCATTGCAATAG
- the LOC136492420 gene encoding uncharacterized protein gives MNLNPQVLEDDTRTALSLVHYALPEQPVSHHATFSALPALDGADRISGLPDALLRDIVSRLLLVHTHVGTLGHELRSLTISAWLLLPTHKPVAATILRGSAASVYLGVDVGTGSARAGLFDEKGKLLGSASSPIQIWKERDCIEQSSTDIWHAVCAAVKSACSLANVAPEDVAGLGFAATCSLVAVDADGSPVSVSLSGDTRRNIIVWMDHRAVNQAERINATNSPVLQYCGGGVSPEMQAPKLLWMKENLQESWSMVCRWMDLSDWLAYR, from the exons ATGAACTTGAACCCGCAGGTTCTGGAAGACGACACGCGCACCGCGCTCTCCCTCGTCCACTACGCCCTCCCCGAGCAGCCCGTCTCCCACCACGCCACCTTCTCCGCGCTTCCCGCCCTCGACGGCGCCGACCGCATCAGCGGCCTTCCGGACGCGCTCCTCCGTGACATCGTCTCCCGGCTCCTCC TAGTCCACACCCACGTGGGCACCCTCGGCCACGAACTCCGATCGCTCACCATCTCTGCTTGGCTGCTGCTGCCAACCCACAAGCCCGTGGCTGCCACCATTCTCCGCGGCAGTGCCGCCTCTGTGTACCTCGGCGTCGACGTTGGTACTGGCAGCGCTCGCGCAG GTCTCTTTGATGAAAAGGGCAAGTTGCTGGGGTCCGCAAGCAGTCCTATACAGATATGGAAAGAGAGAGACTGTATTGAG CAATCATCAACTGATATCTGGCATGCGGTCTGTGCTGCGGTGAAATCTGCGTGCTCACTGGCAAATGTTGCCCCTGAGGATGTTGCTGGCCTTGGCTTTGCCGCCACTTGCTCCCTTG TTGCTGTCGATGCTGATGGTTCCCCTGTCTCGGTTTCTTTGAGTGGTGATACAAGGAGGAATATCATTGTGTGGATGGACCATAGAGCTGTGAACCAGGCGGAGCGAATCAATGCTACCAATTCGCCAGTACTACAATACTGTGGTGGGGGTGTTTCCCCAGAAATGCAGGCTCCAAAG CTCTTATGGATGAAGGAAAATCTACAAGAGTCATGGTCTATGGTTTGTAGGTGGATGGACCTAAGTGACTGGTTAGCATATAGGTGA
- the LOC136493848 gene encoding uncharacterized protein, whose amino-acid sequence MPLQALSKPNRPPHTHTRRRCRSLAQRPRAPAAPAAAAACPPGRAPPQPPLLPQLAPRAGAPPQPPRRAPPQPPQALPALSLSLSLPATTGLRRRRRRPTSGAGGLRWTLRPRRASARLTATAMAEATERRKRAAVVVLGDIGRSPRMQYHSLSLDNQV is encoded by the exons ATGCCTCTACAA GCCTTATCTAAACCTAACCGGCCACCCCACACCCAcacccgccgccgctgccgctcgcTGGCCCAGCGCCCCCGCGCCCCCgcagcccccgccgccgccgcagcttgCCCCCCGGGCCGCGCGCCCCCGCAGCCCCCGCTGCTGCCGCAGCTAGCCCCCCGCGCCGGCGCGCCCCCGcagcccccgcgccgcgcgcccccgcAGCCCCCGCAGGCCCTGccggcgctctctctctctctctctctgcctgcGACGACTGGgctacgccgccgccgccgccgccctacgtCAGGAGCCGGAGGTCTTCGTTGGACCCTTCGCCCACGACGAGCGTCCGCCAG GctgacggcgacggcgatggcggagGCGACGGAGAGGAGGAAGCGCGCGGCAGTCGTGGTACTGGGCGACATCGGTCGCAGCCCGCGGATGCAGTACCACTCCCTCTCGCTCGATAACCAG GTTTGA
- the LOC136492161 gene encoding uncharacterized protein isoform X3, translating to MLMLVELESWKAFKMQDLKLVVVSDEHAICHQMVLVCGTSTCHMAVSKNRLFIPGVWGPFWSAMIPEFWLTEGGQSATGALLDYIKNHVASPLLSNHAASQSISIFELLNKMLLSMSHKQNSPFLSALTQDTHVLPDFHGNRSPVADPKSKGVIYGLTLDTSEKHLALLYLATIQGIAYGTRHIVEHCNAHGHKIDTLLACGGLAKNSVYIQEHADITGCPIILPRENESVLLGAAVLGAVAGKKFPGVRDAMKALNAVGKVVNPSSDPRVKKYHDAKYQIFRSLYEQQLSHRSTMAQALQ from the exons ATGCTCATGCTGGTGGAGTTGGAGTCATGGAAAGCATTCAAGATGCAGGATCTAAAGCTGGTTGTCG TTTCTGATGAACATGCAATATGCCACCAGATGGTATTGGTATGTGGGACATCAACATGCCACATGGCTGTTTCAAAGAACAGATTGTTTATACCTGGTGTCTGGGGGCCGTTTTGGTCTG CGATGATCCCTGAGTTTTGGCTCACAGAAGGTGGCCAAAGTGCAACTGGCGCTCTACTCGATTACATTAAAAACCATGTTGCCTCTCCTCTTCTTTCTAACCATGCTGCTTCTCAAA GTATATCCATATTTGAGCTACTGAACAAGATGTTGCTTTCTATGTCACACAAGCAGAATAGTCCGTTTCTTTCTGCATTAACTCAAGACACCCATGTACTTCCGGATTTTCATGGAAATCG GTCTCCTGTTGCTGATCCAAAATCCAAAGGAGTGATTTATGGCTTGACACTTGATACAAGTGAGAAGCATTTAGCTCTTCTATACCTAGCAACAATTCAGGGTATTGCTTATGGCACTCGTCATATTGTGGAGCATTGTAATGCTCATGGCCACAAG ATAGACACACTTCTTGCTTGTGGGGGACTTGCAAAGAATTCTGTGTATATCCAAGAGCATGCAGATATTACCG GATGTCCCATAATACTTCCTAGAGAGAATGAGTCTGTGCTTTTGGGTGCTGCTGTTCTGGGTGCTGTTGCTGGCAAGAAGTTTCCCGGTGTTCGTGATGCAATGAAGGCGCTTAATGCAGTAGGGAAG GTCGTAAATCCGTCTTCAGATCCTAGGGTGAAGAAATACCATGATGCAAAATATCAGATATTCAGGTCCCTGTATGAGCAGCAACTCTCACATCGCTCGACCATGGCACAAGCATTGCAATAG
- the LOC136492161 gene encoding uncharacterized protein isoform X2: MEQWKESDSRDMEACGWDNVFWEEIGLGDLVEGNCAKIGRSVAFPGHPLGSGLTPTAAKELGLLPGTPVGTSLIDAHAGGVGVMESIQDAGSKAVSDEHAICHQMVLVCGTSTCHMAVSKNRLFIPGVWGPFWSAMIPEFWLTEGGQSATGALLDYIKNHVASPLLSNHAASQSISIFELLNKMLLSMSHKQNSPFLSALTQDTHVLPDFHGNRSPVADPKSKGVIYGLTLDTSEKHLALLYLATIQGIAYGTRHIVEHCNAHGHKIDTLLACGGLAKNSVYIQEHADITGCPIILPRENESVLLGAAVLGAVAGKKFPGVRDAMKALNAVGKVVNPSSDPRVKKYHDAKYQIFRSLYEQQLSHRSTMAQALQ; the protein is encoded by the exons ATGGAACAGTGGAAGGAATCTGATTCACGTGATATGGAGGCATGCGGATGGGACAATGTTTTTTGGGAAGAAATAGGGTTGGGAGACCTCGTCGAAGGAAATTGTGCAAAAATTG GACGCAGTGTCGCTTTTCCTGGTCATCCTCTTGGTTCTGGTTTGACACCTACTGCTGCAAAG GAGTTAGGCTTACTTCCTGGTACTCCTGTTGGAACCTCACTTATTGATGCTCATGCTGGTGGAGTTGGAGTCATGGAAAGCATTCAAGATGCAGGATCTAAAGCTG TTTCTGATGAACATGCAATATGCCACCAGATGGTATTGGTATGTGGGACATCAACATGCCACATGGCTGTTTCAAAGAACAGATTGTTTATACCTGGTGTCTGGGGGCCGTTTTGGTCTG CGATGATCCCTGAGTTTTGGCTCACAGAAGGTGGCCAAAGTGCAACTGGCGCTCTACTCGATTACATTAAAAACCATGTTGCCTCTCCTCTTCTTTCTAACCATGCTGCTTCTCAAA GTATATCCATATTTGAGCTACTGAACAAGATGTTGCTTTCTATGTCACACAAGCAGAATAGTCCGTTTCTTTCTGCATTAACTCAAGACACCCATGTACTTCCGGATTTTCATGGAAATCG GTCTCCTGTTGCTGATCCAAAATCCAAAGGAGTGATTTATGGCTTGACACTTGATACAAGTGAGAAGCATTTAGCTCTTCTATACCTAGCAACAATTCAGGGTATTGCTTATGGCACTCGTCATATTGTGGAGCATTGTAATGCTCATGGCCACAAG ATAGACACACTTCTTGCTTGTGGGGGACTTGCAAAGAATTCTGTGTATATCCAAGAGCATGCAGATATTACCG GATGTCCCATAATACTTCCTAGAGAGAATGAGTCTGTGCTTTTGGGTGCTGCTGTTCTGGGTGCTGTTGCTGGCAAGAAGTTTCCCGGTGTTCGTGATGCAATGAAGGCGCTTAATGCAGTAGGGAAG GTCGTAAATCCGTCTTCAGATCCTAGGGTGAAGAAATACCATGATGCAAAATATCAGATATTCAGGTCCCTGTATGAGCAGCAACTCTCACATCGCTCGACCATGGCACAAGCATTGCAATAG